In Xenopus tropicalis strain Nigerian chromosome 5, UCB_Xtro_10.0, whole genome shotgun sequence, one genomic interval encodes:
- the LOC116411013 gene encoding vomeronasal type-2 receptor 26-like gives MADRIVSAVKSFFPDPDPAHTLPAAEPEIDHGTLFTAKDPPANKKLNALMPHVRFRTSSGDKIYFKDNGDAQARYDIVKWYFLNSRNKKSIKVGSFDGSKSDGKLFVNDSANLWGPYFSEEPCKPGFRKAKVEGAPSCCYTCVLCADGEMSNITDAQSCMKCSKYEKSNTGRTSCILRDINYLSYEDHLGFTLSSISVILSVTCAVILGIFIKYRETPIVRANNRYLSCLLLISLMLCFLCTLLFIGRPTQICCLFQQVTFGIVFTISVSSLLAKTLTVIIAFNATKPGSKLKKYVGTQLAIILVIVCSLVDIVISAVWLASNPPFPEANTLSDPDYIILLCNEGSVTFFFCIIGYIGTLALLSFIAAFLAKDFPDRFNEAKNITFSMLGFCSVWGAFVPAYLSSKGSRMVAVEIFAILSSSAGLLACIFIPKCYIIFLRPELNTKDPIVRKH, from the exons ATGGCAGATCGCATCGTGTCTGCTGTTAAGAGCTTCTTTCCTGATCCTGATCCAGCCCACACACTTCCTGCTGCAGAGCCTGAGATCGACCATGGGACACTGTTTACAGCCAAGGACCCTCCAGCTAACAAAAAA ctaaatgcattgatgccACATGTGAGATTCAGAACGTCTTCTGGGgacaaaatatactttaaagaCAATGGAGACGCACAAGCCCGTTATGATATAGTGAAATGGTACTTCTTAAACTCAAGAAACAAAAAGAGCATAAAGGTTGGAAGCTTTGATGGATCCAAATCTGATGGGAAACTATTTGTCAATGACAGCGCCAATCTCTGGGGCCCGTACTTTTCTGAG gagccctgtaagcctggattcaggaaagctaaagtagaaggggcgccaagttgctgttatacctgtgtactgtgtgccgatggggagatgtctaacataacag ATGCACAGAGTTGTATgaaatgctctaaatatgaaaagtcaaatactggaagaaccagCTGCATCCTGAGGGATATAAATTACCTTTCCTATGAAGACCATTTGGGTTTTACACTATCCTCCATCTCTGTAATATTATCCGTCacttgtgctgtaatcctgggaatctttataaagtaccgcgagactcctatagtgagagccaacaaccgatatctcagctgtctcctcctcatctctctcatgttgtgtttcctctgcactttattattcattgggcgcccaactcagatatgttgtctttTTCAACAAGTGACCTTTGGGATTGTTTTTACCATTTCTGTTTCATCtttgttggctaaaactctcacagttattattgccttcaatgccacaaagcctgggagcaagctgaagaagtatgtaggaacccaactggccatcatattagtcattgtatgttctttagTTGACATTGTAATTTCTGCTGTGTGGTTGGCCTCCAATCCCCCATTTCCAGAGGCTAATACTCTCTCTGACCCAGACTATATTATTCtcctgtgcaatgaaggatcagtcacttttttcttctgtataattggatatataggaacgttggccctactaagtttcattgctgcatttctagccaaggatttccctgaccgatttaatgaggctaaaaacatcactttcagtatgttggggttctgtagcgtgtggggggcatttgtccctgcatacctgagcagtaagggcagtagaatggtggcagttgagatatttgccatcttatcctccagtgctgggttattggcctgtatattcattcccaagtgctatattaTATTTCTAAGGCCTGAACTGAACACAAAAGACCCCATTGTtagaaaacattag